In one window of Musa acuminata AAA Group cultivar baxijiao chromosome BXJ3-2, Cavendish_Baxijiao_AAA, whole genome shotgun sequence DNA:
- the LOC103968887 gene encoding uncharacterized protein LOC103968887, whose translation MGGGEEGEGSVQNVLVMRHGDRIDHLEPLWVAHASRPWDPPLAEGGLIRAWTTGKRLRGVGFPIHRVLVSPFLRCLETATEVIRALCCVVGDDTRLLAMGTSQDAVLDPSRVKVSIEFGLCEMLNSQAIRSSVAPKDNKWFPHISELEALLPAGTLDHSAESIYKELPQWEESLLEARKRYISVIQALSDKYPNENLLLVSHGEAIGATVASFLEDAMVFEVEYCACCHLQRNILSNSSQAFSTENFRVLTESGQTGVSYSITPEFS comes from the exons atgggaggaggagaagaaggagaagggagCGTTCAGAACGTGTTGGTAATGAGGCACGGGGACCGGATCGACCACCTGGAGCCGCTGTGGGTGGCGCACGCTAGCCGGCCGTGGGACCCGCCGCTCGCCGAGGGGGGGCTGATCCGGGCGTGGACAACCGGGAAGCGGCTGCGCGGCGTCGGCTTCCCCATCCATCGCGTCCTCGTCTCCCCCTTCCTCCGATGCCTTGAGACCGCCACCGAGGTCATCCGCGCCCTCTGCTGCGTCGTCGGCGACGACACCCGCCTCCTCGCCATGGGGACCAGCCAGGACGCCGTGCTCGATCCCTCTCGCGTCAAG GTCTCTATTGAGTTTGGATTATGTGAGATGCTAAACTCACAAGCAATACGTAGTAGTGTAGCTCCTAAAGATAATAAATGGTTTCCTCATATCTCGGAGCttgaagctttgttgccagctggaaCATTGGATCATTCTGCGGAGAGTATTTACAAAGAG TTGCCACAATGGGAGGAATCTCTGCTTGAAGCAAGAAAGAGATATATAAGTGTTATTCAGGCTCTCAGTGACAAATATCCCAATGAAAACTTGCTGCTAGTCTCACATG GTGAGGCTATAGGTGCTACTGTTGCTTCATTTCTAGAGGACGCTATGGTTTTTGAGGTGGAATATTGTGCATGTTGCCATTTGCAAAGAAACATATTATCAAACTCTTCACAGGCCTTCAGCACTGAAAATTTCAGGGTGCTCACAGAGAGTGGCCAAACAGGTGTATCTTATAGTATAACTCCCGAGTTCTCTTGA